A genomic window from Thiomonas arsenitoxydans includes:
- a CDS encoding cytochrome c, whose protein sequence is MTKSTTGATLRALGAALIFGACAAAPAHALTLKTQTIALPSSTRVFPGDGPGAKAANTYCLMCHSVGMVMNQPDLPKAAWLVEVNKMKNAFKAPIPEDQVPVIADYLDSIKGKK, encoded by the coding sequence ATGACTAAGAGCACGACCGGCGCCACGCTGCGCGCCCTGGGCGCCGCACTGATTTTCGGCGCATGCGCCGCAGCACCCGCGCACGCACTCACCCTCAAGACCCAGACCATTGCGCTGCCCAGCAGCACCCGCGTATTTCCGGGTGATGGTCCTGGTGCCAAGGCCGCCAATACCTATTGCCTGATGTGCCACTCGGTGGGCATGGTGATGAATCAACCCGATCTGCCCAAAGCCGCCTGGCTGGTCGAGGTCAACAAAATGAAAAATGCGTTCAAGGCGCCGATTCCCGAGGACCAGGTGCCCGTGATCGCCGACTATCTCGATAGCATCAAAGGCAAGAAATAG
- the ftsH gene encoding ATP-dependent zinc metalloprotease FtsH: protein MTDEQNPPPSGGGKNRPKINPKTQVHLGYWLLAIALMFMVQSLWSSYSNVQTVPYSEFQTYLKEGRIKDVVIGGQTITGTLKSPDANGKSLVVAVRVEPQLASELQKYGVTYSQQYTDTWLSDILSWVLPALIFVGLWFFLVRKFADKAGSMGMGGFMSIGKSRAKVYMENRTGVTFADVAGVDEAKAELEEVVDFLKNPVEHSRLGARAPKGVLLVGPPGVGKTLLARAVAGEAGVPFFSISGSEFVEMFVGVGAARVRDLFEQAREKSPAIIFIDELDALGRARSAAPFGGGHDEKEQTLNQLLVELDGFDSTSSIVILAATNRPEILDPALLRAGRFDRQVLVERPDKVGRVQILKVHAVKIRLDPSVDLEQVAALTPGFSGADLANLVNEAALLATRENARTVTLSHFTRAVERIVAGLEKRNRLLNPKERDIVAHHEMGHTLVAMSLPGSDAVHKVSIIPRGIGSLGYTIQRPTEDRYLMTREELKNKMTVLMGGRAAEHLVYGHWSTGAADDLAKVTDIARSMVTRYGMAEKLGGVSLEETQQPVPGMPGLPPQHEYSEQTAREIDCAVRDLVNDAFNRAQDILQRERAVLEEGARQLLAKETLSEADLKALFAPLAAAQTQA from the coding sequence ATGACAGACGAACAGAACCCGCCGCCGTCCGGGGGCGGGAAAAACCGGCCCAAGATCAATCCCAAGACGCAGGTGCATCTGGGCTATTGGCTGCTGGCCATTGCCTTGATGTTCATGGTGCAAAGTCTGTGGTCGTCTTACAGCAATGTGCAGACGGTGCCGTACAGCGAGTTCCAGACCTATCTCAAAGAAGGCAGGATCAAGGACGTGGTGATCGGCGGCCAGACCATCACCGGCACGCTGAAATCGCCCGATGCCAATGGCAAGAGCCTGGTGGTCGCGGTGCGCGTGGAGCCGCAGCTCGCCAGTGAGTTGCAGAAGTACGGGGTGACGTATTCGCAGCAATACACCGACACCTGGCTCTCCGACATTCTCTCGTGGGTGTTGCCCGCGCTGATCTTCGTCGGGCTATGGTTTTTTCTGGTGCGCAAGTTTGCCGACAAGGCCGGGAGTATGGGCATGGGGGGTTTCATGTCCATCGGCAAGAGCCGGGCGAAGGTTTATATGGAAAACCGCACCGGGGTGACTTTTGCCGACGTCGCCGGGGTGGACGAAGCCAAGGCCGAGCTGGAAGAAGTGGTCGATTTTCTGAAGAACCCCGTCGAGCACAGCCGCCTCGGCGCCCGTGCGCCCAAGGGCGTGCTGCTGGTGGGGCCGCCCGGCGTAGGCAAGACGCTGCTGGCGCGCGCCGTGGCCGGGGAGGCCGGGGTGCCGTTTTTCTCCATCAGCGGCTCGGAATTTGTGGAGATGTTCGTCGGCGTGGGCGCGGCGCGGGTGCGCGACCTGTTCGAGCAGGCGCGGGAAAAATCGCCGGCCATCATTTTCATCGACGAGCTCGATGCGCTGGGCCGCGCCCGCAGCGCCGCGCCGTTCGGCGGCGGGCACGATGAAAAAGAGCAGACGCTCAATCAGTTGCTGGTCGAACTCGACGGCTTCGACTCCACCTCGTCCATTGTGATTCTCGCGGCCACCAACCGGCCGGAGATTCTCGATCCCGCCCTGCTGCGCGCCGGGCGATTTGACCGACAGGTGCTGGTGGAGCGGCCCGACAAGGTAGGGCGGGTGCAGATTCTCAAGGTGCATGCGGTCAAGATCCGGCTCGATCCCAGCGTCGATCTGGAGCAGGTGGCAGCGCTCACGCCCGGGTTCTCCGGCGCCGATCTGGCCAATCTGGTGAACGAGGCGGCCTTGCTGGCCACGCGGGAAAACGCGCGCACCGTCACCTTGTCGCACTTTACCCGCGCGGTCGAGCGCATCGTCGCCGGGCTGGAAAAGCGCAACCGACTGCTCAACCCGAAAGAGCGCGACATCGTGGCGCATCACGAAATGGGGCATACGCTGGTGGCGATGAGCCTGCCGGGCAGCGATGCGGTGCACAAGGTGTCCATCATTCCGCGCGGCATCGGCTCGCTGGGCTACACCATCCAGCGGCCCACCGAAGACCGCTATCTGATGACCCGAGAAGAGTTGAAAAACAAGATGACCGTGCTCATGGGCGGGCGGGCCGCCGAGCATCTGGTGTACGGGCATTGGTCAACCGGCGCGGCGGACGATCTGGCGAAAGTCACCGACATCGCCCGCAGCATGGTGACGCGCTACGGCATGGCCGAAAAGCTCGGCGGCGTCAGTCTGGAAGAAACCCAGCAGCCTGTGCCGGGCATGCCGGGCCTTCCGCCGCAGCACGAATACAGCGAACAGACCGCGCGGGAAATCGATTGCGCTGTGCGCGATCTGGTGAATGACGCCTTCAACCGTGCGCAAGACATTCTGCAACGCGAACGCGCCGTGCTGGAGGAGGGCGCGCGGCAACTGCTCGCGAAGGAAACCCTGAGCGAAGCCGATCTCAAGGCGCTGTTCGCACCGCTGGCCGCTGCGCAGACCCAGGCTTAG
- a CDS encoding molybdopterin-dependent oxidoreductase: MKQTDYNPDTQARRHFLQTAAAGLGALTLVRTSLAAEMTRLPLPGGPDERQLTTAFPGKGEMILQRTRPPLLETPWSVFDKGVFTPVDQFYVRWHWADIPTTMNPHTHKVRISGHVDKVLEFTVFDLMKHFKHVELAAVNQCSGNSRGYFQPRVPGGEWSNGAMGNARWVGVRLKDVLDAAGVKAGAVQVQFEGSERPVVATAPNLKKSLSVDHARDGDVMIAWEMNGQALPLLNGFPFRLVVPGWYAIYWTKMLQHVRVLNEEDTNFWMKPAYTIPDNWPQANMTPGEQGVKFVPINRMVPRSFITNLKDGASVGAGRPELVRGIAFGGDTGVKAVDVSIDGGKTWTATELGRDYGKFSFRQWNTHLKFAKGDQTVMVRCTNTDGLQQPMTPNWNPGGFMRNVVESTRLIAV, encoded by the coding sequence ATGAAACAGACCGACTACAACCCTGACACGCAGGCGCGGCGGCATTTTTTGCAAACTGCCGCTGCCGGGCTGGGCGCTTTGACGCTCGTCCGCACCAGCCTGGCCGCGGAGATGACCAGACTGCCGCTTCCGGGCGGCCCCGATGAGCGCCAGCTCACGACGGCATTCCCTGGCAAAGGCGAGATGATTCTGCAGCGCACCCGCCCGCCGCTGCTGGAAACACCCTGGTCAGTGTTCGACAAGGGGGTCTTCACGCCGGTCGATCAGTTCTATGTGCGCTGGCATTGGGCGGACATTCCCACGACCATGAACCCGCACACCCACAAGGTGCGGATCAGCGGCCATGTGGACAAGGTGCTGGAGTTCACCGTGTTCGACCTGATGAAGCATTTCAAACATGTCGAACTGGCGGCGGTCAATCAGTGCTCGGGCAATTCCCGCGGCTATTTCCAGCCCCGCGTGCCCGGTGGCGAATGGAGCAATGGCGCGATGGGCAATGCGCGCTGGGTCGGCGTGCGGCTCAAGGACGTGCTCGATGCCGCGGGCGTCAAGGCCGGTGCGGTGCAGGTGCAGTTCGAGGGTTCCGAGCGTCCGGTCGTGGCGACGGCGCCGAATCTGAAAAAGTCGCTGTCTGTGGATCACGCGCGGGATGGCGACGTGATGATCGCCTGGGAAATGAACGGCCAGGCGCTGCCGCTGCTCAACGGCTTCCCCTTCCGTCTCGTGGTGCCGGGCTGGTATGCGATCTACTGGACCAAGATGCTGCAGCACGTGCGCGTTCTCAACGAGGAAGACACCAATTTCTGGATGAAGCCGGCCTACACCATTCCCGACAACTGGCCGCAGGCCAATATGACTCCGGGGGAGCAGGGTGTGAAGTTCGTGCCCATCAACCGCATGGTGCCGCGATCCTTCATCACCAATCTGAAGGACGGCGCGTCAGTCGGTGCCGGTCGTCCGGAACTGGTGCGCGGCATCGCTTTCGGGGGCGATACCGGCGTCAAGGCGGTCGACGTCTCGATCGACGGCGGCAAGACCTGGACGGCGACCGAACTCGGACGTGACTACGGCAAGTTCAGCTTCCGTCAATGGAACACACATCTCAAGTTTGCCAAGGGCGACCAGACCGTGATGGTTCGCTGCACCAATACGGACGGCCTGCAGCAGCCCATGACGCCCAACTGGAACCCCGGTGGTTTCATGCGCAACGTCGTCGAGTCCACCCGGCTGATAGCCGTTTGA